The region GGCGGGGCTAACACTTGCTCGCGAAGTTCATAAAAGGATCGAACCAAAATCCTTACCTACAGAACCGGATTTTACTCAGTATTTGGCTGAGTTCGAAGGTCATCCTGACAATACACTACCGGCTTATTTGGGTGGGTTTGTGTTCGCCTACTCTACATTTGGTGAACCTTTGCGGTATTTTAGAAAAAAATTCCCGTCTTCCGTTTCCATTTTTGTGTTAACTCCAGAGTTTCATGTTTCTACAGAAGAATCTAGGAAAGCACTTCCTAAAACGTATACAACCTCTGATGTTATTTTTAATTTGTCTAGGATTGGTGCATGGATGCATTTTTTAGACAAACGTAAGTTTGGTGACCTTCTTGTCGGTTTGGAAGATAAAATGCATACTCCATACCGAATTCCAAATACCTCTCCACTATTTGGTTTGGCGGAGTCTTTGAAAGAAGCAGGTATTGGTTATTGTTTGTCGGGTTCGGGACCAAGCCTACTAATGTTTCTCGAAAGAAAGGCTGTCAAAACAAAACAGGCAGAATTGGAAGAGATGGTAAAAAAAGGAATGTTGGCTTCTGGAATTTCGTATCAATTTCGACGAGTGAAACCAGATGGGCTCGGGGTTCGCATCCAAACAAAATAGTTTAGTCTTCTTCGGCTCCTTCTTCTTTTCCGAACCCGTAAACATCACCTCTAAACCGAATCTTTCTGTTAATCCCTGGTTGGATTTTTCCCACTTCGAAAGTAAATTTCATCCGTTCTTTTCCAGACCGGTTGAAATAAAAAGAAGAGGTGAGGGAGACTTCAATAAAATTCACCATCCGTTCTTTTGTTATTTTATCCGAGATTCGAAATTCGGCAGGGTGGCCAATGATTTCATAAGATTCAAAACTTTCTTTGGATTCCATTTTTCCATAATGTTCCATTCTTGGAGGTTTGTAGAAAGTTGGACCGTTTTTTAAAACAGTAATGGTATAATCTTCGCTATCTCTACTTTTTTTGAATTGGAAGATGAGATGGTCTTCCGTGATCGCATTACAACGAGTAGCCAGTTGTCCCGTTTTACTTCCCACTTGGAAACTTGCGAATCGGCTTAGTTCATCCACGACAAGATCATATTTGTCCCCAGTTTGGACTGGAATGAAGCGGTCTGAATCTTTTCTGGATATGATCGGATGGATGAACTGGTTGTACACAACAAGTCCTAGTCCTAAAATGGAAACGGTTAAGATCCCGCTAAGGACTAGGATGAAGCTATCAAGAATGGCAATACTAAGAAACAATCTTACCTTTTTGTATCTACCTTATGGTTTTTGAGGGACGGTAGGGGAGTTCGTGTGACAAGAGAAAGTAAGTCTTTCACTTCTTCCGGGGAAATGATTTGGTTTAATTTTTCTTCCAAAGACGCAGGAGTTGGTTTTAAAACCAGATCTTCCGGTTTCACTTTTGACTCTAGTTCTTTTTCCACCCCTTTGTTTCCCCGCAATTCTTGGGATTTTTCAGGAAGGGATTCTTTTCCATCCTCTGATTGTTTCCCCGTTTGGGTTGGGAGCGGGGGAGGAACCGTTAGGTGCGAATTTCCTTGAATGTTGATTATGTTCATTTTTCCCAAACCTCCGTGTTCAGGATCAGCTTTTGAGAAAAAATTGTCTTTTCCCTCCCTCAGATTTTCGGATATTTGCGAGATGGCTTTAGCGAAAATCGACTATTTTTTTAGCTTTTTTCCGTTTGATTGTCCGCTTTATGGCCGAGAAGCTGGCAGGGATGGAAAATATTTTTAAAAAGTGGATGGAAAATCCCATCTCCAAAATCGTCCTAGCGACCAACCTCGTTTTCGCCCTACTCTTTATTGTCAGTGTTCCTTCCTTTGTTCGGGAATACATTACCCAAGATGCAGTCAGTATCGGCGGAAAAAAATATGACCTGAGTGATGTGAAAGAAACTTCTCCCATTGCTTATTCAAAATTCCAGTCAGAATACAAAAGTCTTATCAAAAACACACTCGGTGAATTTGCTCAAGACAAACTATTCGAACTGGTTGCTAAAGATAAAAACATCAAACCATCTGAAGTATTAAATCAAGGATTCACTCCTAGAGAACCATCCGAAGAAGAAATTCTAAATGTTTATATGTCCAACAAGGCTCAGTTAGGTGGAAAATCCTTAAATGAAACAAAAGATAAAATTGTTGGATTTTTAAAAAACCAACAAGAACAAGAACATAGCCGAACTGTTTATCGTGATATCGTAACTAAATACCCTGTTGAATTTTTAATCAAAGAACCAGCCGCCGTCCGCGTGACAGTAGAAGAAAAAAATAATCCATCAATCGGACCGAAAGATGCAAAAATCACAATCATCGAATTTTCTGATTTTGAATGTCCATTTTGTAAACGAAGCCAAGATGTGAACCAACAACTTCGCGAAAAATACAAAGGTCAAATTCGTTGGGTGTTCCGTGATTTCCCGCTTCCTTTCCATCAAGATGCAATGTATGCTCACATGGCTGCTAATTGTTCCGTATCAGAAGGAAAGTATTGGGATGTATTCAACATACTTTTTGAAAACAGCGGGAACTTAGGTAAGGCGAATGTGGATGCTTTGGTTTTAAAAGCAGGTCTTTCTAAAGATAAATACCAAGCTTGTATGAAAGATGCATCTACTTTGAAAGCAGAAATTGATGCGGACATTCAAGACGGACAAAAAGTGGGTGTGAGCGGA is a window of Leptospira congkakensis DNA encoding:
- the thrB gene encoding homoserine kinase, producing MVRLPKIFIQVPGTSANLGPGFDLMGLALDLRNEFEFSFSKEITESKTELKNGQKLPFSAKEDLVYQSYLSYFQKFLPSINPPPYHCKMTLALPLKGGLGSSASAIVAGLTLAREVHKRIEPKSLPTEPDFTQYLAEFEGHPDNTLPAYLGGFVFAYSTFGEPLRYFRKKFPSSVSIFVLTPEFHVSTEESRKALPKTYTTSDVIFNLSRIGAWMHFLDKRKFGDLLVGLEDKMHTPYRIPNTSPLFGLAESLKEAGIGYCLSGSGPSLLMFLERKAVKTKQAELEEMVKKGMLASGISYQFRRVKPDGLGVRIQTK
- a CDS encoding DsbA family protein; this encodes MENIFKKWMENPISKIVLATNLVFALLFIVSVPSFVREYITQDAVSIGGKKYDLSDVKETSPIAYSKFQSEYKSLIKNTLGEFAQDKLFELVAKDKNIKPSEVLNQGFTPREPSEEEILNVYMSNKAQLGGKSLNETKDKIVGFLKNQQEQEHSRTVYRDIVTKYPVEFLIKEPAAVRVTVEEKNNPSIGPKDAKITIIEFSDFECPFCKRSQDVNQQLREKYKGQIRWVFRDFPLPFHQDAMYAHMAANCSVSEGKYWDVFNILFENSGNLGKANVDALVLKAGLSKDKYQACMKDASTLKAEIDADIQDGQKVGVSGTPAFFINGIFVSGALPFENFDEIIQKELKQ